In Papilio machaon chromosome W, ilPapMach1.1, whole genome shotgun sequence, a single genomic region encodes these proteins:
- the LOC123723126 gene encoding twitchin-like — protein MKTNWSSFVLPIGRLSEYSSLRKLLIEKWKIYDGQFDRRQAAPRFVIKPQSAFCYEGQSVKLYCRVVACATPTVTWSRNNRELRQSVKFMKRYSGNDYYFIINRTKLEDRGEYIIRAENHYGFREEVVFLNVQRTVIRESEFGFLKKKTLFT, from the exons ATGAAGACG AATTGGTCGTCGTTCGTGTTGCCGATCGGCAGGCTGAGCGAGTACAGTTCTTTGCGCAAGTTGCTCATCGAGAAATGGAAGATATACGATGGACAGTTCG ATCGTCGTCAAGCAGCGCCGAGGTTTGTGATAAAGCCGCAGTCCGCCTTCTGCTACGAGGGTCAGTCTGTGAAGCTGTACTGCCGCGTGGTTGCCTGCGCCACACCAACAGTCACCTGGTCCCGTAACAACCGCGAACTGCGACAATCTGTTAAATTTATGAAGAG ataCTCCGGCAACGATTactacttcataataaatcGCACGAAGTTGGAAGATCGCGGAGAATACATCATCCGCGCTGAGAACCACTACGGCTTCCGCGAGGAGGTCGTCTTCCTCAACGTGCAGCGTACTGTTATACGGGAGAGTGAATTTgggtttttaaaaaagaaaaccctTTTTACATAA
- the LOC123723127 gene encoding spondin-1-like has protein sequence YFPQSANSETIPREKMYRITTMYPEDPRAPFYNPGGELRPMARLYITRESLLPRGCDEDTLQALVLEEAENTQAVNRPECGVTEWSAWSACSVSCGKGLRMRTRTREYRMPQKAAMFACDRQLVSKEMCVADVPECPERGAAEAEVEAEAEAVGVPEEACRTTEWGPWSECSVTCGIGISTRRRTFLDHMGFKKCPLVPTEENRKCMEPQCVDAEVDAGLSDPACPTTEWSGRSPCSASCGRGVRFRTRLPLVPADRQQECSARVELLQQRPCQDRADCAIDMPTAKRICMEAPEQGPCRSLYQRWAFVAMKGMCVPFNYGGCRGGQNNFLTQQDCMDTCMVLLGEYICTCATATGNLF, from the exons TACTTCCCGCAGTCGGCAAACTCTGAAACGATTCCCCGCGAGAAGATGTATCGCATCACGACGATGTACCCTGAGGACCCGCGCGCGCCCTTCTACAACCCCGGGGGCGAGCTGCGGCCCATGGCGCGGCTGTACATCACACGGGAGAGCCTGCTGCCGCGCGGCTGCGACGAGGACACGCTGCAGGCTCTGGTGCTCGAGGAGGCCGAGAACACGCAGGCCGTCAATCGCC CGGAGTGCGGGGTGACGGAGTGGAGCGCGTGGTCTGCGTGCTCGGTGTCGTGCGGCAAGGGGCTGCGcatgcgcacgcgcacgcgcgAATACCGCATGCCGCAGAAGGCCGCCATGTTCGCCTGCGACCGCCAGCTCGTCTCCAAGGAGATGTGCGTCGCCGACGTGCCCGAGTGCCC CGAGCGCGGcgcggcggaggcggaggtggaggcggaggcggaggcggttGGAGTGCCGGAGGAAGCATGCCGCACGACGGAGTGGGGCCCGTGGAGCGAGTGCTCGGTGACGTGCGGCATCGGCATCAGCACGCGCCGCCGCACCTTCCTCGACCACATGGGCTTCAAGAAGTGCCCGTTGGTGCCCACCG AGGAGAATCGTAAGTGCATGGAGCCGCAGTGCGTGGATGCGGAGGTGGACGCGGGCTTGTCGGACCCCGCGTGTCCCACCACCGAGTGGTCGGGCCGGTCGCCGTGCTCGGCGTCGTGCGGGCGCGGCGTGAGGTTCCGCACGCGGCTGCCGCTGGTACCGGCGGACCGCCAGCAGGAGTGCTCGGCGCGCGTCGAGCTGCTGCAGCAACGGCCCTGCCAGGACCGCGCCGACTGTGCCATCGACATGCCCACAGCTAAGC GTATCTGCATGGAGGCACCGGAGCAAGGCCCGTGCCGCAGCCTGTACCAGCGCTGGGCATTCGTGGCGATGAAGGGCATGTGCGTGCCCTTCAACTACGGCGGATGTCGCGGCGGACAGAACAACTTCCTCACGCAGCAGGACTGCATGGACACCTGCATGGTGCTGCTCGGTGAGTACATATGTACCTGTGCTACTGCTACtggaaacttattttaa